Proteins encoded together in one Desulfovibrio sp. UCD-KL4C window:
- a CDS encoding sigma 54-interacting transcriptional regulator has product MNKNRHYAPSWALGPEGQKATVLSTLEVCHDLQQLVRILSRLAGIDLYIINSDYLCVAGSGAYEAAVGCISPRDTAIGYSLASGRPTLVADPRAHAACRDCSQQLTCRDLANYTAPIAVRDKIVAAVQAVAFDTPQCEILQKKATDLAEAITLFLVQSCETDARILTALAGTSDEMDSAGLERIIGESPAMRSLKDDIIRCAPLDSTVLIQGESGTGKELVAQAIHELSPRAASPFIAVNCGAIPESIIESELFGYASGTFTGAQRGGKPGLFEHADGGTLFLDEIAELPLQLQVKLLRVLQERKVMRLGGRKEYPFDVHIIAAANVDVAKQARNGLFRQDLYYRLSVIPLYVPTLRERDKDIELLVYHFARLYARRRGEPLPSIDPELIKRFISYSWPGNVRELKNFVEYGINFRKGLSLDLATLEERFAYAEKSPDQTVCDQWSLDKGINCPGSITPSQIDNSGKPENQSQEAWEQEQSEQKIIKQALSRFGYTLEGKKLAAEELKMSLATLYRKIKRYGLLDAYRYDVSSAELTAKN; this is encoded by the coding sequence ATGAATAAAAATAGACACTATGCCCCATCATGGGCTTTAGGCCCCGAAGGGCAAAAGGCTACGGTCCTTAGTACACTTGAAGTCTGTCATGACCTCCAACAACTTGTGAGAATTTTATCTCGTCTGGCAGGAATTGATTTATACATTATAAACTCTGACTATTTATGCGTGGCAGGATCAGGAGCTTACGAAGCCGCAGTTGGCTGCATCAGCCCCAGAGATACGGCCATTGGCTACAGCCTTGCTAGCGGACGACCAACCTTAGTAGCTGACCCTAGAGCCCATGCCGCCTGCCGTGATTGTTCACAGCAACTAACCTGCCGCGACCTCGCCAACTACACCGCACCCATTGCAGTTAGAGATAAAATTGTCGCAGCCGTTCAAGCTGTTGCCTTTGATACTCCTCAATGTGAGATTCTACAAAAAAAAGCCACTGACTTAGCTGAAGCTATAACTCTTTTTTTAGTACAAAGTTGCGAAACAGATGCGCGAATCCTCACAGCTCTAGCTGGTACCAGTGATGAAATGGACAGTGCAGGGCTTGAAAGGATTATAGGTGAAAGCCCTGCCATGCGTTCTCTTAAAGACGATATTATCCGCTGTGCACCGCTTGACTCCACAGTACTGATTCAAGGCGAGTCAGGGACGGGCAAGGAACTAGTTGCACAGGCTATTCATGAACTTTCACCTCGCGCAGCTTCACCATTTATAGCTGTTAACTGCGGAGCTATTCCCGAATCAATTATTGAAAGTGAATTATTCGGCTACGCATCAGGAACATTTACCGGAGCACAACGCGGTGGCAAACCAGGACTCTTTGAGCATGCCGACGGTGGCACTTTATTTCTTGATGAAATCGCAGAATTACCGCTACAGCTTCAGGTAAAACTTTTGCGAGTCTTGCAGGAACGCAAAGTTATGCGACTTGGTGGGCGCAAAGAATATCCATTTGACGTGCATATTATTGCTGCAGCTAACGTTGATGTGGCTAAACAAGCTAGAAACGGTCTTTTCAGACAAGACCTTTACTATAGACTTTCTGTTATCCCATTGTATGTTCCGACTTTAAGAGAACGTGATAAAGATATTGAACTACTGGTATATCATTTTGCCAGGCTCTACGCTCGCCGTAGAGGTGAGCCGCTCCCCTCAATAGATCCTGAACTGATAAAAAGATTCATTTCTTACTCTTGGCCCGGAAATGTGCGTGAACTCAAAAATTTTGTGGAATACGGCATCAATTTTCGTAAAGGGTTATCACTAGATTTAGCAACTCTTGAAGAAAGATTTGCTTATGCTGAAAAATCACCTGACCAGACAGTCTGTGATCAATGGTCCCTAGATAAAGGTATAAATTGCCCCGGATCGATTACTCCCTCCCAAATAGACAATTCCGGCAAACCGGAGAACCAGTCACAGGAAGCATGGGAACAAGAACAGTCTGAACAAAAAATAATAAAACAAGCTCTGTCTCGTTTCGGCTATACCCTTGAAGGGAAAAAACTTGCTGCTGAAGAATTAAAAATGAGTTTAGCTACCTTATATAGAAAGATAAAACGTTACGGGCTACTAGACGCATACCGATATGATGTAAGTTCTGCAGAATTAACAGCTAAAAATTAA
- a CDS encoding ABC transporter substrate-binding protein: MKIRNVFLAVAFMAVTLMASTAMAEKVIVLGYSLPLSGSHAQYGEVFRNAAKLQLDKFNKSGKLKGATVEITFEDSKSDPKEAINIARKFVDDKRIVGVLGDFTSTVSMAAGRVYGSEGMPQLSQTASHPDFTKVSKYQFRNITTMAFESPFAAKWAASLGFKKFAIIAIQNDWGISSAENFASAMKGLGGEITSIEYFNPGNRDFRSILTKVSRDKPQAIYLCMMYEEGAMALQQRRQLGITSQVFGTSSLYSPKLLELAGKSADGLMLSTTFMPDSPEPNVVEFVTEYKKRYNSEPNMFTAQAYDAVGIMLDAIAKVGPDVTRSSLRDALAQTKDYPGVTGSTTFDPVTREPVKNMARMKVEDGSFKLVK, translated from the coding sequence ATGAAAATAAGAAACGTTTTTCTTGCGGTCGCATTTATGGCCGTGACGCTGATGGCCTCAACTGCCATGGCTGAAAAGGTTATCGTCTTGGGCTATTCACTGCCTCTATCTGGGAGCCATGCTCAATACGGTGAAGTTTTTAGAAATGCGGCGAAACTTCAATTAGACAAATTTAACAAATCTGGAAAGCTCAAAGGAGCTACCGTTGAAATAACTTTCGAAGATTCTAAATCAGATCCTAAAGAGGCAATTAATATTGCCCGTAAGTTTGTAGATGATAAACGTATCGTAGGTGTACTGGGAGATTTTACTTCTACAGTTTCCATGGCTGCAGGGCGTGTTTACGGTTCTGAAGGTATGCCGCAGCTGTCTCAAACAGCTTCTCATCCTGATTTTACAAAAGTAAGTAAATATCAGTTCCGCAACATTACAACTATGGCTTTTGAAAGTCCTTTTGCTGCCAAATGGGCTGCAAGTCTCGGTTTTAAAAAATTTGCCATTATAGCAATTCAGAATGACTGGGGTATTTCTTCTGCTGAAAATTTTGCTTCTGCTATGAAAGGTCTTGGCGGAGAAATTACCTCAATTGAATATTTTAACCCCGGTAACCGTGACTTCCGCTCTATTCTGACTAAAGTCAGCCGCGACAAGCCTCAGGCTATTTATCTTTGTATGATGTATGAAGAAGGAGCAATGGCTCTTCAGCAGCGCAGACAGCTTGGTATTACCTCTCAGGTATTCGGGACTTCTTCTCTCTATTCTCCAAAATTGCTTGAGCTTGCAGGAAAATCTGCAGACGGCTTGATGCTTTCAACTACCTTTATGCCTGACAGTCCTGAGCCTAATGTTGTTGAGTTCGTAACTGAATATAAAAAACGTTATAACTCAGAACCTAATATGTTTACTGCTCAAGCATACGATGCCGTCGGCATCATGCTCGATGCAATTGCTAAAGTCGGTCCTGATGTGACTCGTTCCAGTCTTCGTGATGCTTTGGCTCAAACCAAAGATTATCCTGGAGTTACCGGTTCAACCACTTTCGATCCTGTAACACGTGAACCTGTAAAGAATATGGCTAGAATGAAGGTTGAAGACGGTTCATTCAAACTCGTAAAATAA
- a CDS encoding L-2-amino-thiazoline-4-carboxylic acid hydrolase → MSEETLRKELYAANENRAILYKLIFDAMVDEFGLEKAKEVMKKGIYKRGEQIGANFKQFAPADFSGLRDAFLGGIPDDTKMFAPTVTKCDAEGLDIEFDNCPLKNAWLKMGLSDEECATLCEVAGIIDFGTFEGAGFDFKMTALPEGSKEKCYLKIRSK, encoded by the coding sequence ATGAGTGAAGAAACACTACGCAAAGAACTGTATGCCGCAAATGAAAACAGAGCTATTCTTTATAAACTTATCTTTGATGCTATGGTCGACGAGTTTGGTCTTGAAAAAGCAAAAGAGGTAATGAAAAAAGGTATTTATAAGCGTGGAGAACAGATTGGCGCGAACTTTAAACAGTTTGCTCCTGCTGATTTTTCCGGTCTTCGTGATGCCTTTTTAGGCGGAATTCCAGACGATACCAAGATGTTTGCTCCAACCGTTACCAAGTGTGACGCAGAAGGATTAGACATTGAATTTGATAATTGTCCTCTTAAAAACGCATGGCTTAAAATGGGACTTTCTGACGAAGAATGTGCAACCCTTTGTGAAGTAGCCGGAATAATTGACTTTGGTACCTTTGAAGGTGCAGGTTTTGACTTCAAGATGACCGCACTTCCTGAAGGTAGCAAAGAGAAATGTTACCTAAAAATACGTTCTAAATAA
- a CDS encoding branched-chain amino acid ABC transporter permease, whose protein sequence is MITPDSSTRSWRSKILVAAILLIVLAVVPGVLSALGKSYYTQVANSALIYCILAASLNLITGTAGLLCLGHAAFFGIGAYTAALLASNYGLPFLVTLPLGGVVAGLAGVLVALPTMRLISIYFAVATLGVGEIIHVSLLNWISVTRGPMGVQIYDPITLFGHSFTSLLSIYYITAILACICVYLIWHLTNSYFGNALRSLREDDQCAEAMGINVSKLKVQTFAASTFFAGIAGALMAHSAGYISPESFQFSESILILAMVVVGGLGSLPGVLLGALLLIILPEAARGLGDMRMVAVGVVMFLSILLLPKGLLGETSAIEVARKYFNAAWSSRELAGWK, encoded by the coding sequence ATGATTACTCCCGATTCAAGCACGCGCTCTTGGCGTTCAAAAATACTGGTAGCGGCAATTCTATTAATTGTCTTAGCCGTTGTTCCCGGAGTTTTGTCTGCTTTAGGTAAGAGTTATTACACTCAGGTGGCTAATTCCGCTCTTATTTATTGTATTCTGGCCGCAAGCTTAAACCTTATTACCGGAACCGCAGGGTTGCTCTGTCTTGGGCACGCTGCTTTCTTTGGTATTGGAGCTTATACAGCTGCTTTACTGGCATCCAATTACGGACTGCCGTTCTTGGTTACACTTCCGCTTGGAGGTGTTGTGGCAGGATTGGCCGGAGTTTTAGTGGCTTTGCCTACCATGCGGCTTATCAGTATTTATTTTGCGGTTGCAACACTTGGTGTTGGTGAAATAATTCATGTCAGCCTATTAAACTGGATCTCTGTTACAAGAGGGCCGATGGGTGTGCAGATTTATGATCCGATTACTCTTTTCGGGCATAGTTTTACAAGTTTATTGTCTATTTATTACATTACCGCCATTTTAGCCTGTATTTGTGTTTATCTGATCTGGCATTTAACAAATTCCTATTTCGGTAATGCGTTGCGCTCTCTTAGAGAAGATGACCAGTGTGCCGAAGCAATGGGAATTAATGTTAGTAAATTGAAAGTTCAGACCTTTGCTGCAAGTACTTTTTTTGCAGGTATCGCCGGAGCTTTGATGGCTCACAGTGCAGGGTATATCAGTCCAGAGAGCTTTCAGTTTAGCGAATCTATTTTAATCCTTGCTATGGTTGTTGTCGGCGGGCTTGGGTCACTGCCCGGAGTCCTTCTCGGAGCTCTTCTTCTGATTATTCTTCCTGAGGCTGCCCGTGGACTTGGCGATATGCGTATGGTCGCAGTCGGAGTTGTTATGTTTTTGTCTATCCTGTTGTTACCTAAAGGGCTCCTTGGTGAAACATCGGCAATAGAAGTGGCCAGAAAGTATTTTAATGCTGCTTGGAGCAGTCGTGAGTTGGCGGGGTGGAAATAA
- a CDS encoding ABC transporter ATP-binding protein — protein MPILTINNLCVRMGVQEILRGVNIKIEKNGIVAVLGSNGVGKTTLMRAISNIYESSEGEILFRRQDIANLGSDKVVKLGVCQAPEGRQIFSNMTVEENLILGAYHQEKKHFKGDLERIFELFPIVKERLRQKAGAMSGGEQQMLCIGRALMGRPKLLLLDEPSLGLAPLIIKDIFDLIKKIRESGTSILIVEQNAKAALSVADYGYIMEGGSIIMEGPADELANSDNLEAAYLGGKAHG, from the coding sequence ATGCCAATATTAACTATCAATAATTTATGTGTGCGCATGGGTGTGCAGGAAATTTTGCGCGGCGTTAATATTAAAATTGAAAAAAATGGAATTGTGGCCGTGTTAGGTTCCAACGGAGTTGGCAAAACCACTCTTATGCGCGCAATTTCTAATATATATGAATCTTCGGAAGGTGAAATACTTTTTAGACGTCAGGATATAGCAAACCTCGGGTCAGACAAGGTCGTTAAGCTCGGTGTTTGTCAGGCTCCAGAAGGACGGCAAATCTTTTCAAACATGACTGTTGAAGAGAATCTTATTTTGGGTGCGTATCATCAGGAAAAAAAACATTTCAAAGGTGATCTTGAGAGAATTTTTGAACTGTTCCCAATTGTTAAAGAACGTCTTCGTCAGAAAGCCGGAGCGATGTCCGGAGGTGAACAGCAGATGTTATGCATCGGGCGAGCTTTAATGGGGCGTCCAAAATTGCTTCTGCTTGACGAACCGTCACTTGGTCTTGCTCCTTTGATCATAAAAGATATTTTTGATCTGATTAAAAAAATCCGTGAATCCGGAACATCTATTTTGATTGTTGAGCAAAATGCCAAGGCAGCATTGTCCGTAGCGGATTACGGGTATATTATGGAGGGCGGTTCAATTATTATGGAAGGTCCTGCCGATGAACTTGCTAATAGTGATAATTTGGAAGCAGCATATCTAGGCGGAAAAGCGCACGGTTAA
- a CDS encoding branched-chain amino acid ABC transporter permease, whose amino-acid sequence MDTYFLMQIINGLSSGMIYALIAIGFTLIFGVLNVVNFAHGEMYTIGAFAGIVCISTLSWPIALVIIVALAVGGFSGIILEKIAFKPFRRFQDEASLKSRAMRESTLLSSLAVSIIIKELLQHFFGAEMQSIPVQYLMNDPIPIGPISLSSGQFLILGSSVVMLAGLQYVLYHTRIGLSIRAISNNPLGAKYVGLSVDRTIIATFAVGSMLGGAAGIMVGLYSGAIFPAMGFAPSLKAFVAMVMGGLSSIPGAVICALILGVCEALATNFMTQGWSDMVAYSFLILTLIFFPQGIFGARRERV is encoded by the coding sequence ATGGATACTTATTTTTTGATGCAAATCATTAATGGCTTGAGCTCAGGAATGATCTACGCTCTCATTGCCATCGGCTTCACTCTCATTTTTGGAGTGCTTAACGTTGTCAACTTCGCCCATGGCGAGATGTATACTATTGGTGCATTTGCCGGAATAGTCTGTATCAGCACTCTGAGCTGGCCTATTGCCCTCGTGATTATTGTCGCTTTGGCTGTTGGTGGGTTTTCCGGAATAATTCTTGAAAAAATAGCTTTTAAACCTTTCCGGCGCTTTCAGGATGAAGCTTCGTTAAAGTCGCGTGCAATGCGTGAGTCAACCCTGCTGTCATCACTTGCAGTGTCCATCATTATTAAAGAATTGCTTCAGCATTTCTTCGGCGCAGAAATGCAATCGATTCCAGTTCAGTATTTAATGAATGATCCTATTCCAATCGGACCAATATCACTTTCCAGCGGTCAGTTTCTAATTCTTGGTTCATCCGTCGTTATGCTCGCCGGATTGCAGTACGTGCTTTACCATACGCGCATTGGTTTATCTATCCGTGCGATTTCTAACAATCCTCTCGGCGCAAAATATGTAGGGCTGTCAGTTGATAGAACTATAATCGCAACTTTTGCAGTCGGCAGCATGCTTGGCGGAGCGGCAGGTATTATGGTCGGCCTGTATTCCGGTGCAATATTCCCTGCTATGGGTTTCGCTCCATCTCTTAAAGCTTTTGTAGCAATGGTTATGGGAGGTTTATCTAGTATCCCTGGGGCCGTTATATGTGCCTTAATACTCGGGGTGTGCGAAGCTTTAGCTACGAATTTTATGACACAGGGCTGGAGCGACATGGTTGCTTACAGTTTTCTTATTCTAACTCTGATCTTCTTCCCGCAAGGTATCTTCGGTGCACGAAGAGAACGTGTTTAA
- a CDS encoding ABC transporter ATP-binding protein, whose product MSEVILETNGLTRRFGGLTAVDSVDIEMKAGELVGLIGPNGAGKSTLFNCLTGFYSPSEGEVRFMGSPITGLKPYEVAKLGIGRTFQNLRIMPNMTVFDNVSIGAIGSLGHSLRRAIWPFQCKTDKDISKRTWDILSRVGLDSLAGELAANLSYGKRKYLEIARAMATNPKLLILDEPAAGLNEQETSQLAEFIGELNREGLPILLVEHDMGLVMGICHRVMVLALGKKIADDTPEAIQKNPAVLEAYLGGEQCQY is encoded by the coding sequence ATGTCGGAAGTTATACTGGAAACTAATGGGCTGACCCGCCGTTTCGGAGGGCTTACAGCTGTTGATAGCGTGGATATAGAAATGAAAGCCGGTGAACTGGTCGGTCTTATCGGTCCTAATGGAGCTGGCAAAAGCACTTTATTTAACTGTTTGACAGGGTTTTATTCCCCTAGCGAAGGTGAAGTACGGTTTATGGGAAGTCCGATAACAGGGCTTAAACCTTATGAAGTTGCAAAGCTTGGTATAGGGCGTACATTTCAAAATCTTCGCATTATGCCGAATATGACTGTTTTTGATAATGTGTCCATCGGGGCAATAGGTTCACTGGGTCACTCTTTAAGAAGAGCAATATGGCCATTTCAGTGTAAGACAGATAAGGACATCAGTAAGCGAACTTGGGATATTTTATCACGAGTCGGTTTGGATTCTCTGGCAGGGGAGCTGGCAGCAAATCTCTCATATGGCAAACGAAAGTATCTTGAAATCGCTAGAGCCATGGCTACAAATCCTAAACTCTTGATTCTTGATGAACCTGCTGCCGGACTGAATGAGCAGGAAACAAGTCAACTTGCTGAGTTTATAGGTGAACTTAACCGTGAAGGGCTTCCTATTTTGTTGGTAGAACATGATATGGGGCTGGTCATGGGTATCTGTCATCGCGTGATGGTACTGGCTCTAGGTAAAAAAATAGCTGATGATACGCCGGAAGCAATTCAGAAGAATCCTGCTGTCCTTGAAGCATACTTAGGAGGAGAGCAATGCCAATATTAA